A region from the Salminus brasiliensis chromosome 22, fSalBra1.hap2, whole genome shotgun sequence genome encodes:
- the eif3c gene encoding eukaryotic translation initiation factor 3 subunit C isoform X7: protein MSRFFATGSDSESEESSSAEEITPKATGTAFNKQNLLLSDDEEDTKRVVRSAKDKRFEELTNLIKTIRNAMKIRDMAKCLEEFEQLCRAFLKSKAIVDKEGVPQFYIRLLADLEDYLNQLWEDKEGKKKMNKNNAKALSTLRQKIRKYNRDFETDIANYKENPEQSAEEEEEKEEAESGSSSESDDDAGESATAKNFMKKKPAAEPVPEASKFLKGAADDESESGDDDDDDEIWGSDSTDSGSESEDNEGNAASLALAFLKKAQDGDRQADRKKEERKKRSKKKERAEEEAEEEALEAEGGEWEKVRGGVPLVKEKPKMFAKGTEINTAVVVKKLNEILQARGKKGTDRAAQIELLHALAAISEENNLGQGISVKIKFNIIASLYDYNPNLATFMKPDMWKKCLDCIEELLDILFDNSNIFIGENIAEDSENLAVSEQPFRVRGCILTLVERMDEEFTKIMQNTDPHSQEYVDNLKDEGRVCNIIDRLLQYLENKGSTEEVCRVYLRRIMHTYYKFDYKTHRRCMGIQGESKSEQDQEESEGEDSAIIMDRLCKFIYAKDRTDRIRTCAILCHIYHHALHSRWYQARDLMLMSHLQDNIQHADPPVQILYNRTMVQLGICAFRQGMIKDAHNALLDIQSSGRAKELLGQGLLMRNMQERNAEQEKIEKRRQVPFHMHINLELLECVYLVSAMLLEIPYMAAHEFDARRRMISKQFHHQLRVGERQPLLGPPESMREHVVAASKAMKMGDWRTCHSFIINEKMNSKVWDLFPEAQRVREMLVRKIQEESLRTYLFTYSSVYDSISMETLAEMFQLELHTVHSIISKMIINEELMASLDQPTQTVVMHRTEPTSLQNMALQLAEKLGGLVENNERVFDLKQGVYGGYFNRDSDQRGGYQQRQGYQRDSDQRGGYQQRQGYQRDQKGGYQQKQGYQRGGYRSQNQGSY, encoded by the exons ATGTCCCGTTTCTTTGCCACCGGATCCGACAGTGAGTCGGAGGAGTCATCATCCGCTGAGGAGATCACCCCTAAAGCAACCGGGACTGCTTTCAACAAGCA GAATCTGTTGCTGAGCGATGATGAGGAGGACACTAAAAGAGTGGTACGCAGTGCCAAGGACAAGAG GTTTGAGGAGCTGACGAACCTTATCAAGACCATTCGCAATGCCATGAAGATCAGAGACATGGCGAAATGTCTGGAGGAGTTTGAACAGTTATGTCGAGCGTTCCTGAAGAGTAAAGCGATCGTGGACAAAGAGGGAGTGCCGCAGTTTTACATCCGCCTTCTCGCCGACCTGGAGGATTACCTCAACCAG CTATGGGAGGACAAGGAagggaagaagaagatgaacaaAAACAACGCCAAAGCCCTCAGCACCCTGCGCCAGAAGATCCGCAAATACAATCGCGACTTCGAGACTGATATCGCCAACTACAAGGAG AACCCAGAGCAGTCAgctgaggaagaggaagagaaggaagaaGCTGAGTCTG GTTCATCCTCAGAGAGCGACGACGATGCAGGAGAAAGTGCCACCGCCAAAAACTTCATGAAGAAGAAGCCTGCGGCTGAGCCGGTTCCTGAGGCCAGCAAGTTCCTCAAGGGCGCAGCG GATGACGAGTCGGAGAGTGGCGATGATGACGATGACGATGAAATCTGGGGCTCAGACTCCACGGACAGCGGCAGCGAGAGTGAGGACAATGAAGGAAATGCTGCCTCCCTGGCTCTGGCCTTCCTCAAAAA AGCTCAGGATGGAGACAGGCAGGCCGATCGCAAGAAGGAGGAGCGAAAGAAGAGGAGCAAGAAGAAGGAGCGTGCTGAGGAGGAGGCTGAAGAAGAGGCCCTGGAGGCGGAGGGAGGAGAATGGGAGAAGGTGAGGGGAGGCGTGCCACTGGTAAAGGAGAAACCCAAGATGTTTGCCAAGGGCACGGAGATCAACACTGCCGTGGTGGTGAAGAAGCTCAACGAGATCCTCCAGGCTCGAGGAAAGAAGGGAACTGACAG gGCTGCTCAGATTGAGCTCCTTCACGCTCTGGCGGCAATTTCCGAGGAGAACAACCTTGGCCAAGGCATCTCTGTGAAGATCAAGTTTAACATCATCGCCTCCCTTTACGACTACAACCCCAATTTGGCGACCTTCATGAAG CCGGATATGTGGAAGAAGTGTCTGGACTGCATTGAAGAGCTGCTGGACATCCTGTTCGATAACAGCAACATCTTTATTGGCGAGAACATCGCAGAGGACAGCGAGAACCTGGCCGTCTCTGAGCAG CCTTTCCGCGTCCGTGGCTGCATCCTGACCCTGGTGGAGAGGATGGATGAGGAGTTCACCAAGatcatgcagaacacagacccTCATTCCCAGG AGTATGTGGATAACCTGAAGGACGAGGGCCGCGTATGCAACATCATTGACCGGCTGCTGCAGTACCTGGAGAACAAGGGCAGCACTGAGGAGGTGTGTCGCGTCTACCTGCGCAGGATCATGCACACCTACTACAAGTTCGACTACAAGACCCACCGGCGCTGTATGGGCATACAGGGAGAGAGCAAG TCTGAGCAGGACCAagaagagagcgagggagaggacAGTGCGATCATCATGGACCGCTTGTGCAAGTTCATCTATGCCAAGGACCGCACCGACCGTATCCGCACCTGCGCCATCCTGTGCCACATCTACCACCACGCTTTGCATAGCCGCTGGTACCAGGCCCGCGATCTCATGCTCATGAGCCACCTTCAGGACAACATTCAGCACGCTGATCCTCCTGTGCAG aTCTTGTATAACAGGACCATGGTGCAGCTGGGCATCTGTGCTTTCCGACAGGGCATGATTAAAGATGCCCACAATGCACTGCTGGACATCCAGTCAAGCGGCAGGGCCAAGGAGCTGCTGGGTCAGGGCCTTCTCATGAGGAACATGCAGGAGAGGAACGCAGAGCAAGAGAAGATTGAGAAGAGGCGACAG GTGCCGTTCCACATGCACATCaacctggagctgctggagtgtgtgtacCTGGTTTCGGCCATGCTGCTGGAGATCCCCTACATGGCGGCCCACGAGTTCGATGCCCGCCGCAGGATGATCAGCAAGCAGTTCCATCACCAGCTGCGAGTGGGCGAGAGGCAGCCCCTGCTGG GACCCCCTGAGAGCATGAGGGAGCACGTTGTGGCCGCCAGCAAAGCCATGAAGATGGGCGACTGGCGTACCTGCCACTCATTCATCATAAATGAGAAAATGAACAGCAAAGTGTGGGACCTGTTCCCTGAGGCTCAGCGTGTTCGTGAAATGCTCGTCAG GAAGATTCAGGAGGAGTCTTTGCGCACCTACCTGTTCACCTACAGCAGTGTGTACGACTCCATCAG TATGGAAACCTTAGCAGAGATGTTTCAGTTGGAGTTGCACACAGTGCACAGCATCATCAGCAAAATGATCATCAACGAGGAGCTCATG GCATCTCTGGACCAGCCCACTCAGACAGTGGTGATGCACAGGACTGAGCCCACCTCCCTGCAGAACATGGCGCTGCAGCTGGCTGAGAAGCTGGGCGGCCTGGTGGAGAACAACGAGCGTGTCTTCGACCTCAAGCAGGGCGTCTATGGAGGCTACTTCAACAGAG ATTCAGACCAGAGGGGCGGTTACCAACAGAGGCAAGGTTACCAACGAG ATTCAGACCAGAGGGGCGGATACCAACAGAGGCAAGGATACCAACGAG ATCAGAAAGGTGGCTACCAGCAGAAGCAGGGCTACCAGCGAGGAGGCTACAGGTCCCAGAACCAGGGCTCGTACTGA
- the eif3c gene encoding eukaryotic translation initiation factor 3 subunit C isoform X5 — protein sequence MSRFFATGSDSESEESSSAEEITPKATGTAFNKQNLLLSDDEEDTKRVVRSAKDKRFEELTNLIKTIRNAMKIRDMAKCLEEFEQLCRAFLKSKAIVDKEGVPQFYIRLLADLEDYLNQLWEDKEGKKKMNKNNAKALSTLRQKIRKYNRDFETDIANYKENPEQSAEEEEEKEEAESGSSSESDDDAGESATAKNFMKKKPAAEPVPEASKFLKGAADDESESGDDDDDDEIWGSDSTDSGSESEDNEGNAASLALAFLKKAQDGDRQADRKKEERKKRSKKKERAEEEAEEEALEAEGGEWEKVRGGVPLVKEKPKMFAKGTEINTAVVVKKLNEILQARGKKGTDRAAQIELLHALAAISEENNLGQGISVKIKFNIIASLYDYNPNLATFMKPDMWKKCLDCIEELLDILFDNSNIFIGENIAEDSENLAVSEQPFRVRGCILTLVERMDEEFTKIMQNTDPHSQEYVDNLKDEGRVCNIIDRLLQYLENKGSTEEVCRVYLRRIMHTYYKFDYKTHRRCMGIQGESKSEQDQEESEGEDSAIIMDRLCKFIYAKDRTDRIRTCAILCHIYHHALHSRWYQARDLMLMSHLQDNIQHADPPVQILYNRTMVQLGICAFRQGMIKDAHNALLDIQSSGRAKELLGQGLLMRNMQERNAEQEKIEKRRQVPFHMHINLELLECVYLVSAMLLEIPYMAAHEFDARRRMISKQFHHQLRVGERQPLLGPPESMREHVVAASKAMKMGDWRTCHSFIINEKMNSKVWDLFPEAQRVREMLVRKIQEESLRTYLFTYSSVYDSISMETLAEMFQLELHTVHSIISKMIINEELMASLDQPTQTVVMHRTEPTSLQNMALQLAEKLGGLVENNERVFDLKQGVYGGYFNRDSDQRGGYQQRQGYQRDSDQRGGYQQRQGYQRDSDQRGGYQQRQGYQRDQKGGYQQKQGYQRGGYRSQNQGSY from the exons ATGTCCCGTTTCTTTGCCACCGGATCCGACAGTGAGTCGGAGGAGTCATCATCCGCTGAGGAGATCACCCCTAAAGCAACCGGGACTGCTTTCAACAAGCA GAATCTGTTGCTGAGCGATGATGAGGAGGACACTAAAAGAGTGGTACGCAGTGCCAAGGACAAGAG GTTTGAGGAGCTGACGAACCTTATCAAGACCATTCGCAATGCCATGAAGATCAGAGACATGGCGAAATGTCTGGAGGAGTTTGAACAGTTATGTCGAGCGTTCCTGAAGAGTAAAGCGATCGTGGACAAAGAGGGAGTGCCGCAGTTTTACATCCGCCTTCTCGCCGACCTGGAGGATTACCTCAACCAG CTATGGGAGGACAAGGAagggaagaagaagatgaacaaAAACAACGCCAAAGCCCTCAGCACCCTGCGCCAGAAGATCCGCAAATACAATCGCGACTTCGAGACTGATATCGCCAACTACAAGGAG AACCCAGAGCAGTCAgctgaggaagaggaagagaaggaagaaGCTGAGTCTG GTTCATCCTCAGAGAGCGACGACGATGCAGGAGAAAGTGCCACCGCCAAAAACTTCATGAAGAAGAAGCCTGCGGCTGAGCCGGTTCCTGAGGCCAGCAAGTTCCTCAAGGGCGCAGCG GATGACGAGTCGGAGAGTGGCGATGATGACGATGACGATGAAATCTGGGGCTCAGACTCCACGGACAGCGGCAGCGAGAGTGAGGACAATGAAGGAAATGCTGCCTCCCTGGCTCTGGCCTTCCTCAAAAA AGCTCAGGATGGAGACAGGCAGGCCGATCGCAAGAAGGAGGAGCGAAAGAAGAGGAGCAAGAAGAAGGAGCGTGCTGAGGAGGAGGCTGAAGAAGAGGCCCTGGAGGCGGAGGGAGGAGAATGGGAGAAGGTGAGGGGAGGCGTGCCACTGGTAAAGGAGAAACCCAAGATGTTTGCCAAGGGCACGGAGATCAACACTGCCGTGGTGGTGAAGAAGCTCAACGAGATCCTCCAGGCTCGAGGAAAGAAGGGAACTGACAG gGCTGCTCAGATTGAGCTCCTTCACGCTCTGGCGGCAATTTCCGAGGAGAACAACCTTGGCCAAGGCATCTCTGTGAAGATCAAGTTTAACATCATCGCCTCCCTTTACGACTACAACCCCAATTTGGCGACCTTCATGAAG CCGGATATGTGGAAGAAGTGTCTGGACTGCATTGAAGAGCTGCTGGACATCCTGTTCGATAACAGCAACATCTTTATTGGCGAGAACATCGCAGAGGACAGCGAGAACCTGGCCGTCTCTGAGCAG CCTTTCCGCGTCCGTGGCTGCATCCTGACCCTGGTGGAGAGGATGGATGAGGAGTTCACCAAGatcatgcagaacacagacccTCATTCCCAGG AGTATGTGGATAACCTGAAGGACGAGGGCCGCGTATGCAACATCATTGACCGGCTGCTGCAGTACCTGGAGAACAAGGGCAGCACTGAGGAGGTGTGTCGCGTCTACCTGCGCAGGATCATGCACACCTACTACAAGTTCGACTACAAGACCCACCGGCGCTGTATGGGCATACAGGGAGAGAGCAAG TCTGAGCAGGACCAagaagagagcgagggagaggacAGTGCGATCATCATGGACCGCTTGTGCAAGTTCATCTATGCCAAGGACCGCACCGACCGTATCCGCACCTGCGCCATCCTGTGCCACATCTACCACCACGCTTTGCATAGCCGCTGGTACCAGGCCCGCGATCTCATGCTCATGAGCCACCTTCAGGACAACATTCAGCACGCTGATCCTCCTGTGCAG aTCTTGTATAACAGGACCATGGTGCAGCTGGGCATCTGTGCTTTCCGACAGGGCATGATTAAAGATGCCCACAATGCACTGCTGGACATCCAGTCAAGCGGCAGGGCCAAGGAGCTGCTGGGTCAGGGCCTTCTCATGAGGAACATGCAGGAGAGGAACGCAGAGCAAGAGAAGATTGAGAAGAGGCGACAG GTGCCGTTCCACATGCACATCaacctggagctgctggagtgtgtgtacCTGGTTTCGGCCATGCTGCTGGAGATCCCCTACATGGCGGCCCACGAGTTCGATGCCCGCCGCAGGATGATCAGCAAGCAGTTCCATCACCAGCTGCGAGTGGGCGAGAGGCAGCCCCTGCTGG GACCCCCTGAGAGCATGAGGGAGCACGTTGTGGCCGCCAGCAAAGCCATGAAGATGGGCGACTGGCGTACCTGCCACTCATTCATCATAAATGAGAAAATGAACAGCAAAGTGTGGGACCTGTTCCCTGAGGCTCAGCGTGTTCGTGAAATGCTCGTCAG GAAGATTCAGGAGGAGTCTTTGCGCACCTACCTGTTCACCTACAGCAGTGTGTACGACTCCATCAG TATGGAAACCTTAGCAGAGATGTTTCAGTTGGAGTTGCACACAGTGCACAGCATCATCAGCAAAATGATCATCAACGAGGAGCTCATG GCATCTCTGGACCAGCCCACTCAGACAGTGGTGATGCACAGGACTGAGCCCACCTCCCTGCAGAACATGGCGCTGCAGCTGGCTGAGAAGCTGGGCGGCCTGGTGGAGAACAACGAGCGTGTCTTCGACCTCAAGCAGGGCGTCTATGGAGGCTACTTCAACAGAG ATTCAGACCAGAGGGGCGGTTACCAACAGAGGCAAGGTTACCAACGAG ATTCAGACCAGAGGGGCGGATACCAACAGAGGCAAGGATACCAACGAG ATTCAGACCAGAGGGGCGGATACCAACAGAGGCAAGGATACCAACGAG ATCAGAAAGGTGGCTACCAGCAGAAGCAGGGCTACCAGCGAGGAGGCTACAGGTCCCAGAACCAGGGCTCGTACTGA
- the eif3c gene encoding eukaryotic translation initiation factor 3 subunit C isoform X8, producing the protein MSRFFATGSDSESEESSSAEEITPKATGTAFNKQNLLLSDDEEDTKRVVRSAKDKRFEELTNLIKTIRNAMKIRDMAKCLEEFEQLCRAFLKSKAIVDKEGVPQFYIRLLADLEDYLNQLWEDKEGKKKMNKNNAKALSTLRQKIRKYNRDFETDIANYKENPEQSAEEEEEKEEAESGSSSESDDDAGESATAKNFMKKKPAAEPVPEASKFLKGAADDESESGDDDDDDEIWGSDSTDSGSESEDNEGNAASLALAFLKKAQDGDRQADRKKEERKKRSKKKERAEEEAEEEALEAEGGEWEKVRGGVPLVKEKPKMFAKGTEINTAVVVKKLNEILQARGKKGTDRAAQIELLHALAAISEENNLGQGISVKIKFNIIASLYDYNPNLATFMKPDMWKKCLDCIEELLDILFDNSNIFIGENIAEDSENLAVSEQPFRVRGCILTLVERMDEEFTKIMQNTDPHSQEYVDNLKDEGRVCNIIDRLLQYLENKGSTEEVCRVYLRRIMHTYYKFDYKTHRRCMGIQGESKSEQDQEESEGEDSAIIMDRLCKFIYAKDRTDRIRTCAILCHIYHHALHSRWYQARDLMLMSHLQDNIQHADPPVQILYNRTMVQLGICAFRQGMIKDAHNALLDIQSSGRAKELLGQGLLMRNMQERNAEQEKIEKRRQVPFHMHINLELLECVYLVSAMLLEIPYMAAHEFDARRRMISKQFHHQLRVGERQPLLGPPESMREHVVAASKAMKMGDWRTCHSFIINEKMNSKVWDLFPEAQRVREMLVRKIQEESLRTYLFTYSSVYDSISMETLAEMFQLELHTVHSIISKMIINEELMASLDQPTQTVVMHRTEPTSLQNMALQLAEKLGGLVENNERVFDLKQGVYGGYFNRDSDQRGGYQQRQGYQRDQKGGYQQKQGYQRGGYRSQNQGSY; encoded by the exons ATGTCCCGTTTCTTTGCCACCGGATCCGACAGTGAGTCGGAGGAGTCATCATCCGCTGAGGAGATCACCCCTAAAGCAACCGGGACTGCTTTCAACAAGCA GAATCTGTTGCTGAGCGATGATGAGGAGGACACTAAAAGAGTGGTACGCAGTGCCAAGGACAAGAG GTTTGAGGAGCTGACGAACCTTATCAAGACCATTCGCAATGCCATGAAGATCAGAGACATGGCGAAATGTCTGGAGGAGTTTGAACAGTTATGTCGAGCGTTCCTGAAGAGTAAAGCGATCGTGGACAAAGAGGGAGTGCCGCAGTTTTACATCCGCCTTCTCGCCGACCTGGAGGATTACCTCAACCAG CTATGGGAGGACAAGGAagggaagaagaagatgaacaaAAACAACGCCAAAGCCCTCAGCACCCTGCGCCAGAAGATCCGCAAATACAATCGCGACTTCGAGACTGATATCGCCAACTACAAGGAG AACCCAGAGCAGTCAgctgaggaagaggaagagaaggaagaaGCTGAGTCTG GTTCATCCTCAGAGAGCGACGACGATGCAGGAGAAAGTGCCACCGCCAAAAACTTCATGAAGAAGAAGCCTGCGGCTGAGCCGGTTCCTGAGGCCAGCAAGTTCCTCAAGGGCGCAGCG GATGACGAGTCGGAGAGTGGCGATGATGACGATGACGATGAAATCTGGGGCTCAGACTCCACGGACAGCGGCAGCGAGAGTGAGGACAATGAAGGAAATGCTGCCTCCCTGGCTCTGGCCTTCCTCAAAAA AGCTCAGGATGGAGACAGGCAGGCCGATCGCAAGAAGGAGGAGCGAAAGAAGAGGAGCAAGAAGAAGGAGCGTGCTGAGGAGGAGGCTGAAGAAGAGGCCCTGGAGGCGGAGGGAGGAGAATGGGAGAAGGTGAGGGGAGGCGTGCCACTGGTAAAGGAGAAACCCAAGATGTTTGCCAAGGGCACGGAGATCAACACTGCCGTGGTGGTGAAGAAGCTCAACGAGATCCTCCAGGCTCGAGGAAAGAAGGGAACTGACAG gGCTGCTCAGATTGAGCTCCTTCACGCTCTGGCGGCAATTTCCGAGGAGAACAACCTTGGCCAAGGCATCTCTGTGAAGATCAAGTTTAACATCATCGCCTCCCTTTACGACTACAACCCCAATTTGGCGACCTTCATGAAG CCGGATATGTGGAAGAAGTGTCTGGACTGCATTGAAGAGCTGCTGGACATCCTGTTCGATAACAGCAACATCTTTATTGGCGAGAACATCGCAGAGGACAGCGAGAACCTGGCCGTCTCTGAGCAG CCTTTCCGCGTCCGTGGCTGCATCCTGACCCTGGTGGAGAGGATGGATGAGGAGTTCACCAAGatcatgcagaacacagacccTCATTCCCAGG AGTATGTGGATAACCTGAAGGACGAGGGCCGCGTATGCAACATCATTGACCGGCTGCTGCAGTACCTGGAGAACAAGGGCAGCACTGAGGAGGTGTGTCGCGTCTACCTGCGCAGGATCATGCACACCTACTACAAGTTCGACTACAAGACCCACCGGCGCTGTATGGGCATACAGGGAGAGAGCAAG TCTGAGCAGGACCAagaagagagcgagggagaggacAGTGCGATCATCATGGACCGCTTGTGCAAGTTCATCTATGCCAAGGACCGCACCGACCGTATCCGCACCTGCGCCATCCTGTGCCACATCTACCACCACGCTTTGCATAGCCGCTGGTACCAGGCCCGCGATCTCATGCTCATGAGCCACCTTCAGGACAACATTCAGCACGCTGATCCTCCTGTGCAG aTCTTGTATAACAGGACCATGGTGCAGCTGGGCATCTGTGCTTTCCGACAGGGCATGATTAAAGATGCCCACAATGCACTGCTGGACATCCAGTCAAGCGGCAGGGCCAAGGAGCTGCTGGGTCAGGGCCTTCTCATGAGGAACATGCAGGAGAGGAACGCAGAGCAAGAGAAGATTGAGAAGAGGCGACAG GTGCCGTTCCACATGCACATCaacctggagctgctggagtgtgtgtacCTGGTTTCGGCCATGCTGCTGGAGATCCCCTACATGGCGGCCCACGAGTTCGATGCCCGCCGCAGGATGATCAGCAAGCAGTTCCATCACCAGCTGCGAGTGGGCGAGAGGCAGCCCCTGCTGG GACCCCCTGAGAGCATGAGGGAGCACGTTGTGGCCGCCAGCAAAGCCATGAAGATGGGCGACTGGCGTACCTGCCACTCATTCATCATAAATGAGAAAATGAACAGCAAAGTGTGGGACCTGTTCCCTGAGGCTCAGCGTGTTCGTGAAATGCTCGTCAG GAAGATTCAGGAGGAGTCTTTGCGCACCTACCTGTTCACCTACAGCAGTGTGTACGACTCCATCAG TATGGAAACCTTAGCAGAGATGTTTCAGTTGGAGTTGCACACAGTGCACAGCATCATCAGCAAAATGATCATCAACGAGGAGCTCATG GCATCTCTGGACCAGCCCACTCAGACAGTGGTGATGCACAGGACTGAGCCCACCTCCCTGCAGAACATGGCGCTGCAGCTGGCTGAGAAGCTGGGCGGCCTGGTGGAGAACAACGAGCGTGTCTTCGACCTCAAGCAGGGCGTCTATGGAGGCTACTTCAACAGAG ATTCAGACCAGAGGGGCGGTTACCAACAGAGGCAAGGTTACCAACGAG ATCAGAAAGGTGGCTACCAGCAGAAGCAGGGCTACCAGCGAGGAGGCTACAGGTCCCAGAACCAGGGCTCGTACTGA